In Halorubrum sp. PV6, a single window of DNA contains:
- a CDS encoding nucleoside phosphorylase — protein sequence MAKQPHLLVEEGDVHEIAIIPGDPGRVDRIADLCDESELVAQNREYKIVNASYEGTDLTICSTGIGCPSAAIAVEELSRVGVETFLRCGTCGALQADMEVGDMVVATGAAKEEGTSKRYESANYPAVPDYDALTELVGAAEDNGEEIHVGPIVSDDAFYNESDAYVDDWNDANLLAIEMEAATVFSLARRKGLRAGAICTVDGNLVAGSQKGADSDDELPEKAKDNVERAILITLNAVTAL from the coding sequence ATGGCGAAACAGCCGCACCTGCTGGTCGAGGAGGGCGACGTCCACGAAATCGCGATCATTCCGGGCGACCCCGGCCGCGTCGACCGCATCGCCGACCTGTGTGACGAGAGCGAACTCGTCGCGCAGAACCGCGAGTACAAGATCGTCAACGCGAGCTACGAGGGCACCGACCTCACCATCTGCTCGACCGGGATCGGCTGCCCGTCGGCCGCCATCGCGGTGGAGGAGCTCTCGCGTGTCGGCGTCGAGACGTTCCTCCGGTGTGGCACCTGCGGCGCGTTACAGGCCGACATGGAGGTCGGCGACATGGTGGTCGCGACGGGCGCGGCCAAAGAGGAGGGGACGAGCAAGCGCTACGAGTCGGCGAACTACCCCGCGGTCCCGGACTACGACGCGCTCACCGAGCTCGTCGGCGCCGCAGAGGACAACGGCGAGGAGATCCACGTCGGGCCGATCGTCTCGGACGACGCCTTCTACAACGAGAGCGACGCGTACGTCGACGACTGGAACGACGCGAACCTGCTCGCGATCGAGATGGAGGCCGCGACCGTCTTCTCGCTGGCGCGACGCAAGGGGCTCCGCGCCGGCGCCATCTGCACCGTCGACGGCAACCTCGTCGCGGGCTCACAGAAGGGCGCAGACTCCGATGACGAACTGCCGGAAAAGGCGAAAGACAACGTCGAACGCGCGATCTTGATCACGCTGAACGCGGTCACGGCCCTGTAG